A genome region from Blautia coccoides includes the following:
- a CDS encoding agmatinase, with amino-acid sequence MENINLPITGICSFAKYPICTDLDTLDADIAILGVPYDQGAAWYGGQRLAPRAVRNISTAYARGETGFYDPEEDAYLLAAPIRVVDCGDADMLHGDREYCFSSIEDSVRRILKRGAAPAVIGGDHSISIPVARALSELDETINIVQFDAHLDFAMSRGPQKYGNGSPIRRMSEMPHIGNIVQIGMRGLGSSSRQDWTDARNENTVITAKDFHRMGIQNVLGQIPSGKTFITFDIDAYDISLMPATAAPSPGGLLYDETCELLSGICSKAEVIGFDLVETAPSYDTPATTGCRLAALTMLHIMGQMTKKTLE; translated from the coding sequence ATGGAAAATATAAACTTACCCATCACAGGAATCTGTTCCTTTGCCAAATATCCCATCTGTACTGACCTTGACACTCTTGACGCTGACATCGCGATTCTCGGTGTACCCTATGACCAGGGAGCAGCCTGGTATGGCGGACAGCGCCTGGCTCCCCGGGCGGTCCGCAACATCTCCACCGCCTACGCAAGAGGGGAAACAGGATTCTATGACCCGGAGGAGGATGCTTATCTCTTGGCAGCACCGATCAGGGTTGTGGACTGCGGGGATGCAGATATGCTGCACGGAGACCGGGAATACTGCTTCTCTTCCATAGAAGACAGTGTGCGCAGGATCCTGAAACGCGGCGCTGCCCCTGCTGTGATCGGGGGCGACCATTCCATTTCCATCCCTGTGGCAAGGGCATTGAGCGAACTGGATGAAACCATCAATATCGTGCAGTTTGATGCCCATCTGGACTTTGCCATGTCCCGTGGACCTCAGAAATACGGAAACGGCAGTCCTATCCGCAGAATGAGTGAGATGCCACATATAGGCAATATCGTTCAGATCGGCATGCGGGGCCTGGGCAGCAGTTCCCGTCAGGACTGGACAGACGCCCGTAACGAAAATACTGTGATCACCGCAAAGGATTTTCACCGTATGGGCATTCAAAACGTGCTGGGGCAGATTCCTTCCGGTAAAACTTTTATCACTTTTGATATAGACGCCTATGACATCTCGCTCATGCCTGCCACGGCTGCCCCTTCACCTGGAGGGCTTCTCTACGATGAGACCTGTGAACTCCTCTCGGGTATCTGTTCCAAAGCAGAGGTGATCGGATTCGATCTTGTGGAAACAGCGCCTTCCTATGACACCCCCGCCACCACCGGATGCCGTCTGGCTGCACTGACCATGCTGCACATCATGGGACAGATGACAAAAAAAACACTGGAATAA
- a CDS encoding Lrp/AsnC family transcriptional regulator, producing MDGTDKKILNILQGNARISMKELGNMVGLTSPAVTERVRRLEEEGIIEGYRTIIKRGRIQKGMAAFINMEIASSSWPKLAKYCEDSPYVLELYHTIGVYGATMKVFVPDTAQFEGLLKELGKFGNTVSSVILSSKFSKKELPE from the coding sequence ATGGACGGTACGGATAAAAAGATTCTGAACATTCTCCAGGGAAATGCCAGAATATCTATGAAAGAGCTGGGAAATATGGTAGGTCTTACCTCCCCGGCAGTGACGGAGCGGGTACGGCGCCTGGAGGAAGAGGGTATCATTGAAGGATACAGAACTATCATAAAGAGAGGGCGGATCCAGAAGGGGATGGCAGCGTTCATCAACATGGAGATAGCAAGCAGCAGTTGGCCGAAACTGGCCAAATACTGTGAGGATTCCCCCTATGTGCTTGAACTCTATCACACGATTGGTGTCTATGGCGCAACCATGAAGGTGTTTGTTCCGGACACAGCACAGTTCGAGGGACTTCTGAAGGAACTGGGAAAGTTCGGTAATACGGTATCGTCGGTTATTCTCTCGTCAAAATTCTCCAAAAAGGAATTGCCGGAATAG
- a CDS encoding fumarylacetoacetate hydrolase family protein — translation MKLLTYKLQGDDKERLGMMCSFAFHRFIPIEDLGLHFRDMNDLIQNMTREQRTILEHACEKPNKRLLCYEDVVRCAPIPHPKQDIICLGLNFRDHAVESSRFKKEEFNQERPYAVYFSKRVNEATPDGGSIPSYPGLVDSLDYEAELAVIIGKEAKDVKKEDAFDYVFGYTVINDVSARNVQTRHKQWYFGKSLDGFTPMGPFIATEDDVPRPPKLAIKSRVNEVLRQNSSTDMFIFDIPHVIAELSAGMTLKPGTIIAMGTPAGVGMGMIPPRFLNPGDVVECGIEGIGCIRNTVV, via the coding sequence ATGAAATTACTTACATATAAACTGCAGGGTGATGACAAAGAACGGCTGGGTATGATGTGTTCCTTTGCATTCCATCGTTTTATCCCCATTGAGGATCTGGGGCTTCACTTCAGAGATATGAATGATCTGATCCAGAATATGACCCGGGAACAGAGAACGATCCTGGAACATGCCTGTGAGAAACCCAACAAGAGGCTTTTGTGTTATGAGGATGTTGTCAGGTGCGCCCCCATTCCCCATCCGAAGCAGGATATTATCTGTCTGGGGCTGAACTTCAGGGATCACGCAGTGGAATCCAGTCGTTTTAAAAAAGAGGAGTTTAATCAGGAACGCCCCTACGCAGTGTATTTTTCCAAGCGTGTGAATGAGGCCACACCTGACGGAGGCAGTATTCCCTCTTACCCGGGACTGGTGGACAGCTTGGACTATGAGGCGGAGCTGGCTGTTATCATCGGCAAAGAGGCAAAGGATGTAAAGAAGGAAGACGCATTTGACTATGTGTTTGGCTATACCGTTATCAATGATGTGAGTGCCAGAAATGTGCAGACACGTCATAAACAGTGGTATTTTGGCAAGAGTCTTGATGGATTTACCCCTATGGGACCGTTTATTGCCACAGAGGATGATGTTCCCAGACCGCCCAAGCTGGCGATCAAGAGCAGGGTCAATGAAGTGCTGCGGCAGAACAGCAGCACGGATATGTTCATTTTTGATATCCCACATGTGATCGCGGAACTGTCCGCAGGCATGACATTAAAGCCGGGTACCATTATTGCCATGGGAACGCCGGCAGGTGTGGGAATGGGAATGATACCGCCCAGATTCCTGAATCCCGGGGATGTGGTGGAATGCGGGATTGAAGGTATAGGATGTATCCGGAATACCGTTGTGTAA
- the glyA gene encoding serine hydroxymethyltransferase, with amino-acid sequence MYSLEEIQATDPEIAKCINDEVERQNSHIELIASENWVSKAVMAAMGSPLTNKYAEGYPGKRYYGGCECVDEVERLAVERAKELFDCEYVNVQPHSGAQANMAVFFAMLKPGDTVMGMNLAHGGHLSHGSPANFSGAYFNIVPYGVNDEGVIDYEEVRKIALESKPKLIVAGASAYCRIIDFKKFREIADEAGAYLMVDIAHIAGLVAAGVHPSPIPYAHVTTTTTHKTLRGPRGGMIMCSAEIAKKFNFNKAVFPGIQGGPLMHVVAAKAVCLKEALQPEYKEYQQNIVKNAKALCDGLLKRGINIVSGTTENHLMLVDLRGTGVTGKAMENLLDEANITCNKNAIPNDPESPFVTSGVRLGTAAVTSRGMNAEDMDKIAEAIAIMVKEPEKKEQAKAIVKELTDKYPLNA; translated from the coding sequence ATGTATTCATTGGAAGAAATTCAGGCAACAGATCCGGAAATAGCGAAGTGTATTAATGATGAGGTAGAGCGTCAGAACTCCCATATCGAGCTGATCGCATCTGAAAACTGGGTGAGCAAAGCAGTCATGGCTGCTATGGGAAGCCCGCTGACAAACAAATATGCGGAGGGATATCCGGGAAAACGTTACTACGGCGGCTGTGAATGCGTAGATGAAGTGGAACGTCTTGCTGTAGAACGTGCAAAAGAACTGTTTGATTGTGAATATGTGAATGTACAGCCCCATTCCGGTGCCCAGGCAAATATGGCAGTCTTCTTTGCCATGCTGAAGCCCGGTGATACAGTGATGGGCATGAACCTGGCCCACGGCGGACACCTTTCACACGGAAGCCCGGCAAATTTCTCCGGCGCGTATTTTAATATTGTGCCTTACGGAGTAAACGATGAGGGTGTGATTGATTATGAGGAAGTCCGCAAAATCGCGTTGGAATCCAAACCCAAGCTGATCGTAGCCGGTGCCAGCGCTTACTGCAGGATCATTGATTTCAAAAAATTCAGGGAGATCGCCGACGAGGCAGGTGCTTACCTGATGGTAGATATTGCCCATATCGCAGGTCTGGTTGCGGCAGGTGTACACCCAAGCCCGATCCCGTATGCGCATGTGACTACAACAACCACTCACAAGACACTGAGAGGACCCAGAGGCGGTATGATCATGTGCAGTGCTGAGATCGCAAAGAAATTCAATTTCAATAAGGCCGTGTTCCCGGGAATTCAGGGCGGTCCGCTGATGCATGTGGTGGCTGCAAAGGCAGTCTGCTTAAAAGAGGCACTGCAGCCGGAGTATAAAGAGTATCAGCAGAACATTGTGAAAAATGCCAAAGCACTGTGTGACGGACTTTTGAAACGCGGCATCAACATCGTATCCGGTACCACAGAGAACCACCTAATGCTGGTTGATCTGAGAGGTACGGGAGTTACCGGAAAAGCCATGGAAAACCTGTTGGATGAGGCAAACATCACCTGCAATAAAAATGCCATTCCAAATGACCCGGAATCTCCGTTTGTGACAAGTGGTGTGCGTCTGGGAACAGCGGCCGTGACATCCAGGGGAATGAACGCAGAAGATATGGATAAGATCGCAGAGGCCATTGCGATCATGGTGAAAGAGCCTGAGAAGAAAGAGCAGGCAAAGGCTATTGTAAAAGAACTGACAGATAAATATCCGCTGAATGCATAA
- a CDS encoding uroporphyrinogen decarboxylase family protein, translating to MLTKRQNLMETIRGGSPDRFVNQYEAFRLIQNPLGGHNPNPKYGEMNVKNAWGITRSWPKGTPGAFPVHTPEKVVIKDICRWRDYVHAPSVKFSDAEWEPFIKQAEETDRSEYFVMPFVAPGLFEQCHHLGEIQTTLINLYEEPEAMHELIDYLTEFELQLAEEICTHLKPDGLFHHDDWGSQTSTFMSPAMFEEFYLPGYKKIYGYYKSHGVELIVHHSDSYAATFVPYMIDMGVDIWQGVMTTNRIPELIEKYGGKISFMGGIDSAKVDYEGWSRNVIAREVKRACDENGKYYFIPNASIGLPTSTYDGVYDVITEEIDKYSKEVFG from the coding sequence ATGTTAACTAAACGTCAAAATCTCATGGAAACCATCAGAGGTGGCAGCCCTGACCGCTTTGTCAACCAGTATGAGGCATTCCGCCTCATTCAGAATCCTCTGGGCGGACACAATCCCAATCCCAAATACGGAGAGATGAATGTAAAGAACGCCTGGGGTATCACGCGCTCCTGGCCCAAGGGCACACCGGGTGCTTTTCCTGTACACACACCGGAAAAGGTAGTGATCAAGGACATCTGCCGCTGGAGAGACTATGTACATGCGCCCAGTGTCAAATTCTCTGACGCAGAGTGGGAGCCTTTTATCAAACAGGCTGAGGAGACGGACCGGAGTGAGTATTTTGTCATGCCTTTTGTGGCCCCCGGTCTTTTTGAACAGTGTCATCATCTGGGAGAGATCCAGACAACACTCATCAATCTCTACGAGGAACCGGAAGCTATGCATGAGCTGATCGATTACCTCACAGAATTTGAACTGCAGCTTGCAGAGGAGATCTGCACACACTTAAAACCGGACGGCCTGTTCCACCACGATGACTGGGGCAGCCAGACTTCCACTTTTATGTCCCCGGCCATGTTCGAGGAATTCTATCTGCCGGGCTATAAAAAGATTTACGGGTACTACAAATCCCACGGTGTGGAACTGATCGTGCATCACTCGGATTCCTACGCTGCAACCTTTGTGCCCTATATGATCGACATGGGCGTAGATATCTGGCAGGGAGTCATGACCACCAACCGTATCCCGGAACTGATCGAAAAATACGGCGGAAAAATATCTTTCATGGGCGGAATCGACAGCGCCAAAGTAGATTACGAAGGCTGGTCCAGAAACGTGATCGCCAGGGAGGTAAAAAGAGCCTGCGATGAAAATGGAAAATACTATTTCATCCCCAACGCATCCATCGGACTTCCCACAAGTACCTATGACGGCGTGTATGACGTGATCACTGAGGAGATTGATAAATACAGCAAAGAGGTATTTGGATAA
- a CDS encoding MFS transporter, which produces MGDSDGGKKRNGISRSLKRFFGVGDFGFSFMTNIETYYFTYFLTNIAEFSLPVVTMITTIASVVDAALSWIYGVILDTFKPMKWGRYRSWLVVIPWLVPFLYAFQFIRVGSGTAAVVIIIIATITSHIAWNIPFVANISMINMASKTPEDRMALSSSRAIWQSLGRVFYSYVGPAVVSVLAGIVGEKNSYGATAFVFAALMAAGYFAHFKMFEGYEETGAQEIERMQRERAQRKARGRQEKESGLLKCLTTNPYLLGLTVADLTKYIYSFVASGIAVYYFTYVAHNKDLTATFILISSLLGVAASYLSKAAAKKFSARNTVIYAYLAMAVVLVLGFLFYRQPWAVILLVSLAQFFCTMTNACGPALYADCAIYSEYKTGKNATGLIMGLSNIPLKIGVVSRGILISACLAIAGFNLETVEKGITSPQLERGISMGFTIIPAIAVALGAVIMIFGFRLTRAKIEKFSAELEKRK; this is translated from the coding sequence ATGGGGGACTCAGATGGAGGGAAGAAACGAAACGGGATCAGCAGATCGCTGAAAAGATTTTTTGGTGTAGGGGATTTTGGTTTTTCCTTTATGACCAATATTGAGACCTATTATTTTACTTATTTTCTCACAAACATTGCAGAATTTTCACTTCCGGTTGTGACCATGATCACAACCATAGCCAGCGTGGTGGACGCGGCTCTGTCCTGGATATACGGGGTTATCCTGGACACCTTCAAGCCCATGAAATGGGGACGCTACCGCTCCTGGCTTGTAGTCATCCCATGGCTGGTGCCATTTCTGTATGCATTCCAGTTCATACGCGTTGGAAGCGGCACCGCAGCCGTGGTGATCATCATTATAGCCACCATAACAAGCCATATTGCGTGGAACATACCGTTCGTAGCCAATATTTCCATGATCAACATGGCTTCCAAGACTCCTGAGGACCGCATGGCCCTGTCCTCATCAAGGGCTATCTGGCAGTCCCTGGGAAGAGTGTTCTACTCCTATGTAGGCCCGGCAGTGGTCTCTGTCCTGGCCGGTATCGTAGGAGAGAAAAATTCTTACGGCGCCACAGCGTTCGTATTTGCCGCACTGATGGCAGCAGGTTATTTTGCACATTTTAAAATGTTTGAGGGCTACGAGGAAACTGGTGCCCAGGAAATTGAAAGAATGCAGCGGGAACGCGCTCAGAGGAAAGCCCGCGGACGTCAGGAAAAGGAAAGCGGTCTTCTCAAATGTCTCACCACCAATCCTTACCTTTTAGGCCTGACTGTGGCTGACCTGACAAAATATATCTACAGTTTTGTCGCCAGCGGCATTGCAGTCTATTATTTCACCTATGTTGCGCACAACAAGGATCTGACTGCAACCTTTATCCTTATCTCCAGCCTTCTTGGAGTCGCTGCTTCTTATCTTTCAAAAGCAGCCGCCAAAAAGTTTTCTGCCAGAAACACCGTCATCTACGCCTATCTTGCCATGGCAGTTGTGCTTGTACTGGGATTCCTCTTCTATCGTCAGCCATGGGCGGTTATCCTTCTGGTGAGCCTTGCGCAGTTCTTCTGTACCATGACAAACGCATGCGGACCTGCCCTCTATGCGGACTGTGCCATTTACAGTGAATACAAGACCGGGAAAAACGCCACGGGGCTGATCATGGGTCTCAGCAATATTCCTCTGAAGATCGGTGTGGTAAGCCGGGGTATTTTGATCAGCGCCTGTCTCGCCATTGCCGGCTTTAATCTGGAAACCGTGGAAAAAGGGATCACCTCCCCGCAGCTCGAACGTGGGATCAGCATGGGCTTTACCATCATTCCCGCCATTGCGGTAGCTCTGGGCGCAGTCATTATGATCTTCGGATTCCGCCTCACAAGGGCCAAGATAGAAAAATTCTCTGCCGAACTGGAAAAGCGGAAATAA
- a CDS encoding family 43 glycosylhydrolase gives MKNMHILPWDDSLCAKGRKTAWLRPYTLNWDNPESDSLHLEYSYNGTDWYQLNGNNGIWFPDFGSKRLHSPAVYQLDHGTYLIAASDAADDSCIHLVFTTDFIHYTGAVYTGRDCGFEKIYPISQEPNENGAVEIPVELLSELQKSYGKPEPVLLHAVENVDITVKAGEAPRLPEKVTVEYTNGMREERNVVWDMSAAKETQKDSHSYEIAGHLAETRFPNPFIYHRADPFIYKHTDGMYYFTASYTDMEHNLDGKYQYLYIILRRSATLGGLADGSGTYEEKTVYERSPIAGGTLSPHIWAPEIHYIDGKWYIYYTTTISDESSWRIRPHCLECRDMDPFNGNWEQKGPVVTEVKGDIAFTDFSLDHTHFEHDGKHYFLWAQKTNNISDIFIAQLSNPWTLCTPAVRLSHPEYAWELHGFPVDEGPGVIKHGGKIFITFSGSGTDSLYCVGLLYADEKAELLDAASWKKLPYPVFQSSRATGQFGLGHNSFTRSDDDTEDLIIYHGRQEERYLVEEDYQPLYDAGRNASVGKIYWDEDGMPNFSVPSQRIVRREEDLQVTARITIQ, from the coding sequence ATGAAGAACATGCATATACTTCCCTGGGATGATTCTCTCTGCGCAAAAGGCCGGAAAACGGCCTGGCTGCGTCCTTATACCCTGAATTGGGACAATCCCGAATCTGACAGCCTCCACCTGGAATACAGCTACAATGGCACTGACTGGTATCAGTTAAACGGAAACAATGGAATATGGTTTCCTGATTTCGGTTCCAAAAGACTGCATTCCCCGGCTGTTTACCAATTAGATCACGGTACTTACCTGATCGCAGCATCCGATGCCGCAGATGATTCCTGCATACATCTTGTATTTACAACGGATTTTATTCACTATACAGGAGCTGTGTATACCGGAAGGGACTGTGGATTTGAGAAAATATATCCCATTTCCCAGGAACCGAATGAGAACGGCGCAGTAGAAATCCCTGTGGAACTTCTCTCAGAGCTTCAGAAATCATACGGAAAACCGGAACCTGTACTCCTGCACGCCGTAGAAAATGTTGATATCACTGTAAAAGCAGGAGAAGCACCACGCCTGCCTGAAAAGGTCACTGTGGAATATACCAATGGAATGCGGGAAGAACGAAATGTGGTCTGGGACATGTCTGCCGCAAAGGAAACGCAGAAAGACTCCCATTCCTATGAGATTGCCGGACATCTGGCGGAGACCCGGTTCCCCAACCCATTTATTTATCACAGAGCTGACCCTTTTATCTACAAGCACACAGACGGCATGTATTACTTTACCGCCTCTTATACGGATATGGAGCACAATCTGGACGGCAAATACCAGTATCTCTACATCATACTGCGCCGCAGTGCCACCCTTGGAGGGCTGGCAGACGGTTCCGGGACCTATGAGGAAAAAACAGTTTATGAGCGCAGTCCCATAGCCGGGGGCACATTAAGTCCTCACATCTGGGCGCCTGAAATCCACTACATTGATGGAAAATGGTACATTTACTACACCACCACCATCTCTGATGAATCCTCCTGGCGTATACGCCCACACTGTCTGGAGTGCCGTGACATGGATCCGTTTAATGGAAACTGGGAACAGAAAGGCCCTGTAGTCACTGAGGTCAAAGGCGATATTGCCTTCACAGACTTCTCTCTTGACCATACACATTTTGAACATGACGGAAAGCATTATTTTCTGTGGGCACAGAAGACAAACAACATTTCCGACATTTTCATTGCACAGCTCTCCAATCCCTGGACCCTGTGCACTCCGGCGGTCCGCCTTTCCCATCCGGAATACGCCTGGGAACTGCATGGCTTCCCCGTGGACGAAGGTCCGGGCGTTATCAAACACGGCGGCAAAATATTCATCACCTTCTCCGGCAGCGGCACAGATTCCCTGTACTGTGTGGGCCTGCTCTACGCAGATGAAAAAGCGGAGCTTCTGGATGCTGCCTCCTGGAAAAAGCTGCCCTATCCTGTCTTTCAGAGCAGCCGGGCCACCGGCCAGTTCGGCCTGGGGCACAACAGCTTTACCAGATCGGATGACGATACGGAGGACCTCATCATCTATCACGGGCGCCAGGAGGAGCGCTACCTGGTGGAGGAGGACTATCAGCCCCTGTACGACGCAGGGCGCAATGCTTCTGTTGGAAAAATATACTGGGATGAGGACGGGATGCCCAACTTCTCTGTGCCGTCCCAGAGGATCGTGCGCAGGGAAGAAGACCTGCAGGTAACCGCCAGGATCACCATCCAATAA
- a CDS encoding LacI family DNA-binding transcriptional regulator — translation MATIKEIAKACHVSVATVSNILNDKPGASENTREMVLKVAREMDYMPNYVAKNLKTKNSRSIGVIAEDMTIFSIPDIIDGITEYCEEVDYQILLTNLRLYKKYNDTYYGKTDFYGIVQQEIKKLMAKQVEGIIYVTAHERVIKCIPEDLPIPAVMAYGYTRSGKVPSIVVDDEHGALEIVNYLIENGHEKIGVITGKADSLHMQARLIGYQKALLNHRILYDPELVKIGDWTRPAGYMYTDELLEKGVTAIFCMNDLMAGGVYDRLDELGLKIPQDISIVGYDNRELSSYYKPPLTTITLPLHDIGYRAGEVMIGLVEKEIPQQKTEAVYQVECQRLLRRSVRNICRERRMDNGTSSKNNGTSKEN, via the coding sequence ATGGCGACAATAAAGGAAATTGCAAAGGCATGTCATGTCTCTGTGGCAACGGTGTCCAATATTCTGAACGACAAGCCGGGTGCCAGTGAGAATACAAGGGAAATGGTCCTGAAGGTGGCCAGGGAGATGGACTATATGCCAAACTATGTGGCAAAGAACCTGAAGACGAAGAATTCCAGGAGTATAGGGGTTATTGCGGAGGATATGACGATCTTCAGTATTCCGGATATCATAGACGGGATAACAGAATACTGTGAGGAAGTAGATTACCAGATACTGCTGACCAACTTAAGACTCTATAAGAAATATAATGATACCTACTATGGAAAAACAGATTTTTACGGAATTGTACAGCAGGAGATCAAAAAGCTTATGGCAAAGCAGGTGGAGGGGATCATCTATGTGACAGCCCATGAGCGTGTGATCAAGTGTATTCCTGAGGATCTTCCCATACCTGCAGTGATGGCATATGGTTATACCAGAAGCGGAAAAGTGCCTTCCATCGTGGTGGATGATGAGCATGGGGCATTGGAGATCGTCAATTATCTCATTGAGAACGGGCATGAGAAGATCGGTGTGATCACGGGAAAGGCGGACAGTCTTCATATGCAGGCGCGTCTCATAGGTTATCAGAAAGCCCTTCTGAACCATAGGATCCTGTATGATCCGGAACTTGTAAAGATTGGAGACTGGACAAGGCCTGCGGGATATATGTATACCGATGAACTGCTGGAAAAAGGGGTGACGGCTATTTTCTGCATGAATGACCTGATGGCGGGCGGTGTCTATGACCGTTTAGATGAGCTGGGACTTAAGATCCCACAGGATATCTCTATTGTGGGGTATGACAACAGGGAGCTTTCCAGCTATTATAAACCGCCTCTCACCACCATCACCCTGCCTCTGCACGACATTGGATACAGGGCGGGAGAAGTGATGATCGGCCTTGTTGAAAAAGAAATTCCTCAACAGAAAACAGAAGCGGTCTATCAGGTGGAATGTCAGCGCCTGCTGCGCAGATCGGTGAGAAATATCTGCCGGGAACGTCGTATGGACAATGGTACAAGTTCTAAAAATAATGGTACAAGTAAAGAAAATTGA
- a CDS encoding glycoside hydrolase family 127 protein: MNGEKLQSLPLGDIRIADTFWDKYIRLVKDVILPYQWETLNDNVPDAEPSHCIKNFRIAAGEEKGKFQGAVFQDTDVAKWLEAAAFTLASDGRDEMLESLADETIKLIGKAQCPDGYLNTYYTIQEPERRWSNLKEGHELYTAGHMIEAAVAYYEATGKDEFLKIVSRFADVICERFGPGDGQCHGYPGHPEVELALVKLYRATGEKKYLEVSKYFVEQRGVGENYFFQEEKGEKYQQIFPEFKDYSPAYSQSHLPVREQKTAEGHAVRAVYLYCAMADLAYEYQDESLLAACRTLWDNMVRKRMFITGGIGSSGLLERFTTDYDLPNDCNYSESCASIGLALFGRRMAEITGEAKYMDVAETALYNTVLAGIAMDGKSFFYVNPLEVWPDNCLERTSREHVKPVRQKWFGVACCPPNIARTLASLGQYLYGKGKDSLYINLYVSNETQTAINGVKCSVKIDSGYLDDGTVKINIRPEHKTTGVLAFRIPGWVKTYRVFRNGEEIKAPKEEKGYLFIRGELAQEEITLKFHIEPRFVHANPKVRADSGKAALMRGPLVYCLEETDNGSNLASVFVDTRQELSESYEPELLGGTTVIHLNGKKISDSHWEDGTLYQECETELTDIPLKAVPYCYWGNRRTGEMLVWIKELL; this comes from the coding sequence ATGAACGGCGAGAAATTACAGTCCCTGCCTCTTGGAGACATAAGGATAGCGGACACGTTCTGGGATAAATATATTCGACTGGTAAAAGATGTGATTCTCCCTTATCAATGGGAAACACTGAATGACAATGTACCGGATGCAGAGCCAAGCCACTGCATTAAGAACTTCAGGATCGCCGCCGGCGAAGAGAAAGGAAAGTTTCAGGGAGCTGTTTTTCAGGACACAGACGTGGCAAAATGGCTGGAGGCCGCTGCATTTACACTTGCTTCGGACGGAAGAGATGAGATGCTGGAGAGTTTGGCTGATGAAACGATTAAGTTAATCGGAAAGGCACAGTGTCCGGATGGATATCTGAATACATATTATACCATCCAGGAGCCTGAGCGCAGGTGGTCAAACCTGAAGGAAGGACATGAGCTTTACACAGCGGGACATATGATCGAAGCTGCCGTGGCATATTATGAGGCCACAGGCAAGGATGAGTTTTTGAAAATAGTTTCCAGATTTGCTGATGTGATCTGTGAAAGATTCGGTCCGGGGGACGGACAGTGCCACGGTTATCCGGGGCATCCGGAAGTGGAGCTGGCCCTGGTGAAGCTCTACCGGGCAACAGGTGAGAAGAAATATCTGGAAGTATCCAAATATTTTGTAGAGCAGAGGGGTGTGGGAGAAAATTACTTCTTCCAGGAAGAAAAGGGTGAAAAATACCAGCAGATCTTTCCGGAATTCAAGGACTACAGCCCCGCGTACTCACAGTCGCATCTTCCTGTAAGGGAGCAGAAAACAGCGGAGGGACATGCAGTGCGTGCTGTCTATCTCTACTGTGCCATGGCAGATCTGGCTTATGAGTATCAGGATGAGTCCCTGCTTGCCGCATGCAGAACCCTGTGGGACAACATGGTCAGGAAGAGAATGTTCATCACAGGAGGTATCGGATCTTCCGGGCTTCTGGAACGTTTCACAACAGACTATGACCTGCCCAATGACTGCAACTACTCTGAATCCTGTGCATCCATTGGCCTGGCGCTGTTTGGCAGAAGAATGGCCGAGATAACAGGGGAAGCGAAATATATGGATGTGGCAGAGACAGCCCTTTACAATACGGTTCTGGCGGGAATCGCCATGGACGGGAAGAGCTTTTTCTATGTAAATCCTCTGGAGGTGTGGCCGGACAACTGTCTGGAGAGAACTTCAAGAGAGCATGTAAAGCCTGTGCGGCAGAAGTGGTTCGGTGTGGCATGCTGTCCGCCAAACATAGCCAGAACACTGGCCTCCCTTGGCCAATACCTGTATGGAAAGGGAAAAGATTCCCTGTACATAAACCTCTACGTCTCCAATGAGACACAGACAGCCATAAACGGTGTGAAATGCAGTGTGAAAATAGACAGCGGATACCTGGATGACGGGACTGTTAAGATCAATATCCGTCCGGAGCATAAGACAACAGGAGTCCTGGCTTTCAGAATACCGGGCTGGGTAAAAACATACCGGGTTTTCCGAAACGGTGAGGAGATAAAAGCGCCAAAAGAAGAGAAGGGCTATCTGTTCATCAGGGGAGAACTGGCTCAGGAAGAGATCACTTTGAAATTTCATATAGAACCGAGATTTGTCCACGCGAACCCCAAAGTGCGGGCAGACAGCGGCAAGGCGGCACTGATGAGAGGACCCCTTGTATACTGTTTGGAAGAGACGGACAACGGAAGCAATCTGGCATCTGTCTTTGTGGACACCAGACAGGAGCTGTCTGAGAGCTATGAACCAGAACTTCTGGGCGGAACCACTGTGATCCATTTAAATGGTAAGAAAATATCAGATTCCCACTGGGAGGATGGCACACTATATCAGGAATGCGAGACAGAACTCACAGACATACCGTTAAAGGCAGTCCCCTATTGTTACTGGGGCAACCGCAGGACCGGTGAGATGCTGGTCTGGATAAAAGAACTGCTGTAA